The Ictalurus punctatus breed USDA103 chromosome 28, Coco_2.0, whole genome shotgun sequence DNA window TACAATGATATGCATTGTGGTTTAGTTTCCTGAAACTCTAGCAACTGACCTAAATGACTTAAATGCGCCATGAATACTGTTGgctaaaatgacaaaaataattttCCAAGGTCTCTTGGTTCCTAAAGGGCTTCTACTTAAAAACCATTCTGGCAGGGGGAAACACTCTTTTGTAGCATTCTTTAAGGGTTTCCTCAGAATGCAGTTATTTAGGACTGAAAAACCTTCATCAATGCCTCATTTATACATGTAAAAAGCATTATTTAGTCACCTTTAGTGCATCCACAGCTTGTTTCAACTCCTCCATCTGCTTCACTCTGTCATGGATCTTCTCCTGGATCTCAGCTTGTGTGGCACCCAGACGTTGCTatagtaacacacacaaacattatgaaTATGATTCATATACGATGTCGTCTTGCATTATGTTGTTCTTGCTTTCACTGAACAATGCATAAAAATGGACACTTTTTAATGACAACTTTTTTAACAGAAACATTTTTATGCATTCCTTTAAACATAAAAGCAAGGACATGTTGGTATGTTATGTTGGTAACTAAAGTGAGTAGTTCCTTATTTTGGTTAAGGAACAATGGAGGACTTTTGCCATCACAAACAGCAGTACAGTCCTTCCCACACCAGTAATACTGCACAGACAACTTCTTTATTCTAATCTAGCTGGAGATCACTCCCACATCGATATGTTTGTTTTAGGAGTTTGGCAAGAAGCAATAGACGCTGTCCATTCACATCCTCTATGATAAAAGGTTGAATGTCAGGCTAATTTGTCTTAAATTCAACAAATTACTCCCTTACTGAATGTGCAGTagtgagaaggaaagagaagttTCATGTAAAGGAAACTAGACTGACAAATATGATCCATAGGACCTGTTTTATTGAACCACCAAGATGACTTTATTATGATTCATGTCATTCTAATTAATATCAGTGGTGAAACTGAAAGACAAACACCTTCACTCCCTCCTGAACAGTTGCTCTCACCTGCATCTCGCCTCGCTCCTGTTCGGCCGATACCATGTCATGGCCCTTGTGCTCCTTCACAGTGCAcagcacacaaatacacatctGGTCTGTGCGGCAGTACAGCTCCAGGCCTTTCTGGTGCTGTGGGCAGATCTGCCTGTCCAGATGCCCAATTTCATCCACCAACTTGTGCCTCTTGAAGGTCCCCGACTCATAGTGAGGTTTCAGGTGCTTCTCACAGTATGATGCCAGGCACATCAGGCATGACTTAACAGCTTTGAGCTTCTTCCCAATGCAGATGTCACACGCCACATCCCTGGGGCCAGCGTAGTTGTAGTCTGGAGCTGGAGGAGCTGGAGGGGTGGACTCCGAAAGCTTCTGGCCTGAATCACTGCGAGAGGACATCAGGCGGCGTGGGGCAGGCCTCTTGCTGTAGCTGACTCGGCACTGCGGGCACAAGTACTGGCCCGTGTGGTCAGCATGGTCCCAGTAGGTCCTGAGACAGATGGCACAAAAAAGATGACCACAAGGAATGGACACAGGGTCCCTCAGGTCCTCTTTGCAGAGGTAGCAGATGTCCTGATCATGCGACATGGACTCAGTAACAGGAGCAGATTGTGACCTTAGTAtaggtgtgtgtctgtctgaagGCAAAGGCAAAGTGAGTATGTGGCACCACAACAGTGTTATATACAGTCAACATTCAGGCAGCGAGGGAGGACAAACTGGTTGAGCAGAAACTAGTTAAATGTGTAGGGGAGTGGCTGAGACACAGGTTAggaatgagagggagagagaccaGTAATCAATCAGAAGAATACTATGAAGGGAAGtatgaataaaatgtatgatCTCAAAACACAGTTTTGGTGATGTATGTGTTTCTAATTACAGTGTATTTTTCAAATAGGTACTAGGCTCTGGGGTTGCATCATGCATGTGACAGCTTTATAATCAAGCTACGCTAACAGCAATGAACAttagcgtacacacacacatacacacaagcacacacatcaTGTGACACTGGTGCAATTAAAAATACTTCACCTAAACGTACACTGCGTGATGTTTGTTCATCTGAAGGTAATAAAGAGGAACATGAAATAtactataatttatttaacccTTTAAAGTCCCAGATTagtattcagttattcatcttaaaacAAGTTGTTCAGTAACTACTATTAGTTACTCAGCAACTACAGGAAAATTAACAGGAAAGGCAGAGTGAGAAATGTAAGTTTGGGTCTGTCAATGGTTCTAGAAGTTTGAGGGGTTAAGTTATGCAGCACTATCTAGTTTTTGCAGTCCTCCAGTTTTGTACAGTCTAAATGACAAACTGAAGTGTGTCATGAACCTGCGTCATAAGACTTccataaacatatttatatttatgacaGATATATAGTGCAAGATGCCATGTTCCATCATGAGTTGACACCCTGCAATATTAACATGTCATTTTACCAGTACTATAATTGTCATAATAGTAGCCataattaaatttatttcaCAACTGTCATAACATACTTATCATTGGCTGAAGTATTAggcaccattaaaaaaaacctaagTTAATGACAAATTAGGGCAGTGCAGCTCCATGGTTCCTGGATAGATTCTGAGCTTGATTTACTGtctgtggagttttgcatgttcctCCCAGTTTCCGctcacctcctaaaaacatCCCAGTAGGTGGATCGGCGTCTCTCAATtggatgtgaatgagtgtgtgaatgtgtatggtTCCATTCCACTGGCTTCCATTTCTGGGGTGCAATCCCAGCTTGCACCCAGTGGTCCTGGGATAGGCTTACATTAATGGAGAAGGTTAAATTAAGACTCACAAGAAAAGGGTGAAATAACTCCAAGATGCAACCATAACACTAAGTATGTAATGCAGTGTATACTTATGTGGGGTTAGGGGcaagaatataaataaaatggcaaTGAATTGATCTTTTATTAACTGTTCATTGTATAATTACTAACACCTTCATGAGAATGAtcaaaaattataaaatatgtatacagtggtgcttgaaagtttgtgaaccttttaaaaaaaatttttatatatctgcataaatatgacctaaaatatgaccttcatcagattttcaaacTAGTCTTAAacatagacaaagagaacccaattaaacaaacgagacaaaaatattatacttggtcatttatttattaaggaaaattatccaaaactacatatctatgagtgacaaaagtatgtaaacctctaggattagcagttaatttgaaggtgaaattagagtcaggtgatttcaatcaatgggatgacaatcaga harbors:
- the ftr83 gene encoding finTRIM family, member 83 isoform X2, coding for MSHDQDICYLCKEDLRDPVSIPCGHLFCAICLRTYWDHADHTGQYLCPQCRVSYSKRPAPRRLMSSRSDSGQKLSESTPPAPPAPDYNYAGPRDVACDICIGKKLKAVKSCLMCLASYCEKHLKPHYESGTFKRHKLVDEIGHLDRQICPQHQKGLELYCRTDQMCICVLCTVKEHKGHDMVSAEQERGEMQQRLGATQAEIQEKIHDRVKQMEELKQAVDALKSSAQRALQESEKLFGDMLRTIERMQQEMAKLISSNKRAALNTAEGHMERLGQEIADLKRRDNELTQLSRTEDHIHFIQSFHMLIAQTDAEELPTVSVNPYFSFGSVTKTVSELKQHLNEYGNEELVKVATTVNKMPFCQLEDKKGRKSIKADEVDVYKTQRTLSQAPRSQAPRSRDEFLQYQRRSHGSSGSHNRLMYNQL